One window of the Triticum dicoccoides isolate Atlit2015 ecotype Zavitan chromosome 3B, WEW_v2.0, whole genome shotgun sequence genome contains the following:
- the LOC119276813 gene encoding homeobox protein HAZ1-like: MGKTSASGVVQENEKVGNGSPSSPTKGKRGRKGSQIISNKKYPLRSAHSSARVLRSTSKDKSKTPNEPVSPLRSAHSSPRVLRSTPKNKSKTPKKQVNSLRSAHSSARVLSSTLKKKVPNEPVNNSTAAQPAARKRKRGRPSNAASPKNECIKIRQRVRYILNRMNYEQSFIQAYAGEGWKGQSLEKIRPEKELERAKAEILRCKLRIREAFRNMDSLLLEGKLDESLFDSEGEISSEDIFCAICASKHVTLKNDIILCDGVCDRGFHQKCLNPPLLAEDIPQGDEGWLCPACDCKLDCIDLLNELQGSTLAIHDSWEKVFPESTSNGLNQIGASDLPSDDSEEDYDPTLAEGDTVDEDKSSAEDGDEGSDSDDLDFITSSDESEPSKKKKSESKNKNTVNDLALPSDDSEDDDFDPEGPNSSEDQKTKTNSDESDFTSDSDDFCAEISKSSGKDKVSAPSFSDQTNGVDIMEAELEQDSVLPASNRRQVGTLDYKKLYDEAYGKETTDSSDEKEWSGHSPNGNPEDSDTDSFAGPLKPAKTRRARGGRQNNERTAQSERHSGSVSEQHPEVLSNGTSSTARKKGYGPIVNQKLKAYFEKEPYPSRPAKESLGQELGLTFHQITRWFSSTRHYSRVTATKKGKRSENYTAENNDGIAADSIQQREPNGSVLGKPNVDRNGIISEERMAQKNLDEGEKEDTPFRQRISCEQTLDGTPANKHNTANSREVDPPIGAPGGNQQSDTSRNAEDTPLGQDIGCEQTVAAINQNCTIGSSNVGSPKGVPGGNKRLNNSPSVGSPRRGSAEKNIPGLEHVDEARRKAILRELRKMKAAGK, encoded by the exons ATGGGCAAAACATCTGCTTCTGGTGTTGTTCAGGAGAATGAAAAAGTTGGGAATGGTTCACCCTCTTCTCCTACcaaggggaaaaggggaaggaaagggtcccagatTATATCAAATAAAAAGTATCCCCTGAGATCTGCACATAGTAGTGCCAGGGTGCTTCGGTCTACTTCAAAAGACAAGAGTAAGACGCCTAATGAGCCAGTAAGTCCATTGAGATCCGCTCATAGTAGTCCCAGGGTGCTTCGATCTACCCCTAAAAACAAGAGCAAGACACCTAAAAAGCAAGTAAATTCATTGAGGTCCGCACATAGTAGTGCCAGGGTGCTTAGCTCTACCTTGAAGAAAAAGGTACCTAATGAGCCGGTAAACAACAGTACTGCTGCTCAACCAGCTGCCAGGAAAAGGAAAAGAGGCAGGCCCTCAAATGCAGCGAGTCCCAAGAATGAGTGCATCAAAATTCGCCAACGAGTTAGATACATTTTGAATCGAATGAACTACGAACAAAGTTTCATTCAAGCCTATGCTGGTGAAGGTTGGAAAGGTCAAAG TTTGGAAAAAATAAGACCTGAGAAAGAGCTTGAGCGAGCCAAGGCAGAAATCTTGCGATGCAAGTTAAGAATTCGGGAAGCTTTTCGTAATATGGATTCTCTTCTATTGGAGGGGAAGCTTGACGAATCTTTGTTTGATTCTGAGGGAGAAATATCTAGTGAAGAT ATTTTCTGTGCCATTTGTGCTTCAAAGCATGTTACGCTAAAAAATGATATCATTCTTTGCGATGGAGTGTGTGATAGAGGATTCCACCAGAAATGTTTGAATCCTCCTTTGCTGGCAGAAGATA TTCCTCAGGGGGATGAAGGATGGCTTTGCCCTGCGTGCGATTGCAAGCTAGATTGTATAGATTTACTAAATGAACTCCAAGGGAGCACACTTGCTATTCATGACTCATGGGAG AAAGTTTTCCCTGAGTCAACTTCGAATGGCTTAAACCAAATTGGTGCATCTGATCTTCCATCCGATGATTCAGAGGAGGATTATGACCCTACTTTAGCTGAAGGGGACACGGTAGATGAAGACAAATCATCTGCAGAGGATGGGGATGAAGGATCAGATTCTGATGACCTGGATTTTATAACATCATCCGATGAGTCTGAACCTTCAAAGAAGAAAAAGTctgaatcaaagaacaaaaataccgTCAATGACCTCGCGTTGCCTTCGGATGACTCAGAGGATGATGACTTTGATCCAGAAGGTCCAAATTCCAGTGAAGACCAAAAGACCAAAACAAACTCAGACGAGTCGGACTTCACATCTGATTCTGATGATTTCTGTGCCGAGATTTCTAAATCTTCTGGCAAGGACAAAGTTTCGGCACCTTCATTCTCAGACCAAACTAATGGAGTGGACATTATGGAGGCAGAGCTAGAGCAAGACTCTGTGCTACCAGCTTCAAACAGGAGACAAGTTGGAACTTTGGATTACAAAAAGCTTTATGAT GAGGCTTATGGAAAAGAAACCACTGATTCAAGCGATGAAAAAGAGTGGTCTGGACATAGCCCAAATGGAAATCCAGAAGACAGTGATACAGATTCATTTGCTGGACCACTTAAGCCGGCAAAAACCAGAAGAGCACGAGGTGGGCGCCAGAACAATGAGCGTACTGCACAGAGTGAACGGCACAGTGGTTCAGTAAGTGAACAGCATCCTGAAGTGCTTTCCAACGGCACCAGTAGCACGGCCAGGAAAAAAGGTTATGGTCCTATTGTTAATCAG AAGCTTAAGGCATATTTCGAAAAAGAACCTTACCCTAGTCGCCCAGCAAAAGAAAGTCTGGGACAAGAGCTTGGCCTGACATTCCATCAG ATCACTAGATGGTTTTCTAGTACTCGTCATTACTCAAGAGTTACTGCTACCAAGAAAGGGAAGCGTTCAGAAAACTATACTGCTGAGAACAACGATGGCATTGCTGCGGATAGCATACAACAGAGAGAACCCAATGGCAGTGTATTGGGCAAACCAAATGTAGATAGAAACGGTATTATTTCGGAGGAAAGGATGGCGCAAAAAAATCTTGATGAAGGTGAGAAAGAAGATACTCCATTCAGACAACGTATCAGCTGTGAGCAGACACTGGATGGGACTCCTGCTAACAAACACAACACTGCCAACTCAAGAGAAGTTGACCCACCAATTGGTGCGCCGGGAGGAAACCAGCAAAGTGACACCTCGAGGAATGCAGAAGATACCCCACTCGGACAAGATATTGGCTGTGAGCAGACCGTGGCTGCTATCAACCAAAACTGCACTATCGGCTCGAGCAATGTCGGGTCACCGAAAGGTGTGCCTGGAGGAAACAAGCGCCTTAATAACTCTCCGAGTGTTGGAAGCCCAAGACGTGGGTCTGCCGAGAAGAACATTCCTGGGCTAGAACATGTTGATGAGGCAAGGAGGAAGGCTATACTGCGGGAGCTGAGGAAGATGAAGGCCGCAGGCAAGTGA